A genomic region of Chryseobacterium sp. KACC 21268 contains the following coding sequences:
- a CDS encoding serine hydrolase, whose translation MKNRFFLLVQIFLFANMLYAQELNNPKETNKRHQNSTKQKSEINQIDSLMAKSYERGLFNGNVLISKNNKIIYQKSFGFTDETRQTALTDKSIFNIGSIAKEFNAVSIMILVERGLLNLDDPISKFNLGLPKWAEKVKIHHLINYASGIPPIESGLNPVSDADAWRILRSNDDLLFEPGTSYKYDNGNVFLQRRIIEKVTGMSFQEFVIKNIVKPLKMTNSVFDPKSGFKNRTSCYDFDNVRCPEMNFISGWLWVDINDFYKWIEAMNSNRLISKESFQTLLNNPYAKDEGGSIGRYFEKEEIQRHNGVSYKFESIFLNDFKNNITIILLSNNLNRVWDLGYTIHNLMLGKDYEIPKKSVYLAIRKESLDNINKAIERYYLLKKNSEKEYSFENPNELNKLGYELLRLGKNNESIEIFKLATKEFPKDANLFDSYGEALLRNNQKDKAIQMYQKSVELNPENENGKQMLLKIEKEITGE comes from the coding sequence ATGAAAAACCGATTTTTCTTATTAGTACAAATTTTTTTATTTGCAAATATGCTTTATGCCCAAGAATTAAATAATCCTAAAGAAACAAATAAGAGACATCAAAATTCGACAAAACAAAAATCAGAAATCAATCAAATTGATTCCTTAATGGCAAAATCCTACGAAAGAGGTTTATTTAATGGGAATGTCCTTATTTCTAAAAACAATAAAATCATTTATCAAAAATCATTTGGTTTTACCGATGAGACGCGACAAACAGCTCTAACCGATAAATCAATATTTAACATTGGCTCTATTGCAAAAGAGTTTAATGCTGTTTCAATAATGATTTTGGTGGAACGTGGTCTTCTCAACCTTGATGACCCGATTTCCAAATTTAATTTGGGATTACCAAAATGGGCAGAGAAAGTGAAAATACATCATCTGATTAATTATGCAAGTGGCATTCCTCCAATAGAGTCAGGGCTAAATCCGGTAAGTGATGCAGATGCGTGGAGGATTTTGAGAAGCAATGATGATTTATTATTTGAACCTGGAACAAGCTACAAATACGATAACGGCAATGTGTTTTTGCAAAGAAGAATTATTGAAAAAGTAACAGGAATGTCATTCCAGGAATTTGTCATTAAAAACATTGTTAAACCGTTGAAAATGACAAATTCAGTTTTTGACCCAAAATCAGGTTTTAAAAACCGGACGTCCTGTTATGATTTTGACAATGTCAGATGTCCGGAAATGAATTTCATTAGTGGATGGCTTTGGGTAGATATCAATGATTTTTATAAATGGATTGAGGCTATGAACTCTAATCGTTTAATTTCCAAAGAATCCTTTCAAACTTTGTTGAATAATCCATACGCAAAAGACGAAGGTGGCTCAATTGGCAGATACTTTGAAAAAGAAGAAATACAAAGACACAATGGCGTATCATATAAATTTGAATCCATCTTTTTAAACGATTTTAAAAATAATATTACGATAATTCTACTGTCAAATAATCTCAATAGAGTTTGGGATTTGGGCTATACTATTCACAATCTGATGTTAGGAAAAGATTATGAAATTCCTAAAAAATCTGTTTATCTAGCGATAAGAAAGGAATCTCTCGACAACATAAATAAAGCTATTGAGAGGTACTATTTACTCAAAAAAAATTCTGAAAAAGAATACAGTTTTGAAAACCCAAACGAACTGAATAAATTAGGATATGAACTCTTAAGACTTGGAAAAAACAATGAGTCAATAGAAATATTTAAACTGGCTACAAAAGAATTTCCTAAAGATGCCAATCTCTTCGATAGTTATGGAGAGGCTTTGTTACGCAATAATCAAAAAGATAAAGCGATACAAATGTATCAAAAATCGGTTGAGCTAAATCCTGAAAATGAAAATGGGAAACAAATGCTTTTGAAAATTGAAAAGGAAATTACGGGGGAATAA
- a CDS encoding serine hydrolase — protein MKKLLSIIILTFGFSAFAQKTLTEKQIYAVMDAQAEAFLKESKANSFSIGIVKDGKTYTRHYGEIDKGKGNKANNSTLFEIASVTKLFTGTLVAKAVLDGKINLDDDIRKYITGSYPNLQFNGKPVTIKDLVSLKSGFNKDLPDRSEVMKVRNDSTAFKVEKLEKAYTKEQFFKDLNSIKIETLPGTVYNYNNGTLQLTAHILENVYGKSYETLLKENILIPLKLNHTKLHINQNEKIANGYDGNGVLMPFLPYSLWGAQGYLKSNLTDLTTFLKFELDKKNPLVQESQRDLLNNKNYWNAYFWDEVTVNHNGRNARKHGGAFGTQNLFWVFPDYNIGISVITNQGGENTYGNLYNAVQNLIDDLKPFGQKLIGREIEKKCFENIDSGIAYYKELKKNKPDSYNFSDESELNNLGYKLMRSGAVESAIKLFQLYVSEFPNSGNPYDSLAEAYFNNKEYALSKQNYLKSLELNPDNSNAKEMLVKIENETKSK, from the coding sequence ATGAAAAAACTACTTTCCATCATCATCTTAACATTCGGATTTTCAGCATTTGCCCAAAAAACTTTAACTGAAAAGCAAATTTACGCAGTAATGGATGCTCAGGCAGAAGCATTCTTGAAAGAATCAAAAGCAAATTCTTTCTCTATCGGAATCGTAAAAGACGGAAAAACCTACACCAGACATTACGGCGAAATTGACAAAGGGAAAGGAAATAAAGCCAACAATTCTACATTGTTTGAAATTGCTTCCGTTACCAAATTATTTACCGGAACATTGGTGGCGAAAGCTGTTCTGGATGGGAAAATCAATTTGGATGATGACATCAGGAAATATATCACAGGTTCTTATCCGAATCTTCAGTTTAATGGAAAGCCGGTTACGATTAAAGATTTGGTTTCTTTGAAATCTGGTTTTAATAAAGATTTGCCAGACCGAAGTGAAGTGATGAAAGTAAGGAATGACAGCACCGCTTTCAAAGTTGAAAAACTGGAAAAAGCTTACACGAAAGAGCAGTTTTTCAAAGATTTGAATTCAATCAAAATAGAGACTTTACCAGGAACTGTCTATAATTATAATAACGGAACTCTACAACTGACAGCACATATTCTTGAAAATGTTTATGGAAAGAGTTATGAGACTTTATTGAAGGAAAATATCTTAATTCCTTTAAAATTAAATCACACAAAACTTCACATCAATCAAAATGAAAAGATTGCAAATGGCTACGATGGAAACGGCGTTCTGATGCCATTTTTACCATATTCACTTTGGGGCGCACAAGGATATTTGAAGTCTAATCTAACGGATTTGACCACATTTCTGAAATTTGAATTGGATAAGAAAAATCCGCTGGTTCAGGAATCGCAACGGGATTTGCTTAATAATAAAAATTATTGGAATGCTTATTTTTGGGATGAAGTGACCGTCAATCACAACGGTCGAAATGCCAGAAAACACGGTGGCGCTTTTGGAACGCAGAATTTGTTTTGGGTTTTCCCGGATTATAACATCGGTATTTCTGTGATCACCAATCAAGGTGGCGAAAATACTTATGGGAATTTATACAATGCGGTCCAAAATCTGATTGACGATTTGAAACCGTTTGGTCAGAAATTAATCGGAAGAGAAATCGAGAAAAAATGTTTTGAAAATATTGATTCAGGAATTGCTTATTACAAAGAATTAAAGAAAAATAAACCCGATTCTTACAATTTTTCTGATGAATCTGAATTGAACAATCTGGGCTACAAACTGATGAGAAGTGGAGCAGTAGAATCAGCCATCAAACTATTTCAACTCTATGTTTCCGAATTTCCAAACTCTGGAAATCCTTATGACAGCTTGGCTGAAGCTTATTTCAATAATAAAGAGTATGCGCTTTCTAAACAAAATTATTTGAAATCTTTGGAGCTAAATCCTGATAATTCAAACGCCAAAGAAATGCTAGTGAAAATCGAAAATGAAACAAAATCAAAATAG